The Prevotella fusca JCM 17724 genome includes a window with the following:
- a CDS encoding ATP-binding protein, producing the protein MNERLVVKSFGPIRSIDINFRKVNLFIGDQGTGKSCIVKLYSTFRWLEKTLLTETYSLDYFTKFVDARFKKQLCGYHRIDDFFRNDTYILYESALYKFVYAGNAFNIEKKNGTITGLPKIMYVPAERIILSSAEKKLKTFDGLPASNLTFNQTFWESKERFKDGYSFPFGNLNYKYDSLNDISWIEGCDYRVRLINASSGIQSALPVCIVSDYLGNIVASGKERPMSVEELQKLQKETSKIMENENLSDSVKNAMLKHLSSRSRYNCFVNIVEEPELSLFPESQNSMIRLLCKVNNGTTDNMLLLTSHSPYTLAILNNLVLAYKAYEKGDDNIKRKVAEIVPPEYHIDPESLTAFSLTEAEMENYQSVLSESSGIISKNDLDSVSELIMREFNILYRIYGKTIK; encoded by the coding sequence ATGAACGAACGATTAGTAGTCAAATCATTCGGACCTATAAGAAGTATCGATATCAACTTCCGCAAAGTAAATCTTTTTATTGGTGACCAAGGTACAGGAAAGAGTTGCATTGTTAAGTTGTACTCTACTTTTAGATGGCTCGAAAAGACATTATTGACAGAGACGTATTCTTTGGACTATTTTACGAAGTTTGTAGATGCACGCTTTAAAAAACAATTATGTGGGTATCATCGTATTGATGATTTTTTCCGTAACGATACCTACATATTATATGAAAGTGCTCTGTATAAATTTGTTTATGCAGGAAATGCGTTTAATATAGAAAAAAAGAATGGAACTATCACAGGATTACCAAAAATAATGTATGTTCCTGCTGAAAGAATAATATTAAGTTCAGCAGAAAAGAAGTTGAAGACATTTGATGGGCTTCCTGCTTCCAACCTTACTTTTAATCAGACCTTTTGGGAATCGAAGGAACGATTTAAAGATGGTTATTCTTTTCCATTTGGTAATTTGAACTACAAGTATGATTCTTTGAATGATATTAGCTGGATTGAAGGCTGTGATTATCGTGTTCGTCTTATCAACGCATCCAGTGGTATTCAGTCAGCCCTACCAGTCTGTATAGTTTCTGACTATTTAGGGAATATTGTTGCTTCTGGTAAAGAACGTCCCATGTCTGTAGAAGAATTACAGAAATTGCAAAAAGAAACTTCTAAGATTATGGAAAATGAGAATTTGTCAGATTCGGTCAAGAACGCTATGTTAAAACATCTCTCTAGTCGTAGTCGTTACAATTGTTTTGTAAATATCGTAGAGGAACCTGAGTTAAGTCTTTTCCCAGAATCACAAAACTCAATGATAAGGCTATTGTGCAAAGTTAACAATGGAACTACGGATAATATGCTTTTGTTAACTTCGCATAGCCCATACACACTAGCTATACTTAATAACCTTGTACTTGCTTATAAGGCATATGAAAAAGGAGATGACAATATAAAAAGAAAGGTTGCTGAGATTGTTCCTCCAGAATATCACATTGACCCTGAATCTCTCACAGCTTTTAGTCTCACAGAAGCTGAAATGGAGAATTATCAATCTGTTCTCTCAGAATCATCTGGTATAATCAGCAAGAATGATCTTGATTCAGTATCAGAGCTAATTATGCGTGAGTTTAATATATTATATCGTATTTATGGCAAGACTATCAAATAA
- a CDS encoding SH3 beta-barrel fold-containing protein → MENLFETLVDRLRKGIVSFVYRKKDGTERHACGTLYGIGHTIKGNIKHQQCKYTLAYYDVDCKGWRSFVIDSLVEVGELRKGTIEEHHDICLALVVKLKEKMKKESVTAFAYRKTDGSIRHAHGILSDNIDITGQYFVYFDIDKQEERKLRIDAFIGIGEPIEIDNTISFENETQIRCKVYNEFSRLDIKTILANKGIEIEDTENFMVIDLLPELNKEQLKDLIIKATERLAYL, encoded by the coding sequence ATGGAAAATCTTTTTGAAACATTGGTAGATAGACTTCGCAAAGGAATTGTTTCTTTTGTCTATAGAAAGAAAGATGGAACAGAGCGTCACGCTTGCGGAACATTGTATGGTATAGGACACACAATAAAAGGCAACATAAAGCACCAACAATGCAAATATACACTTGCTTACTATGATGTTGATTGTAAGGGTTGGAGGTCGTTTGTCATAGATAGTCTTGTCGAGGTAGGTGAACTCCGTAAAGGAACAATAGAAGAGCATCATGATATTTGTCTTGCACTTGTTGTCAAACTAAAAGAGAAGATGAAGAAAGAGAGTGTTACTGCTTTCGCTTATCGTAAAACAGATGGCTCTATAAGACATGCACACGGCATCCTTTCGGATAATATAGACATTACAGGGCAATACTTTGTTTATTTCGATATTGACAAGCAAGAGGAACGTAAACTTCGCATAGATGCTTTTATTGGTATAGGCGAACCGATAGAGATAGACAATACTATTTCTTTTGAAAATGAAACCCAAATAAGATGTAAGGTGTACAATGAGTTTAGCCGTTTAGACATAAAAACAATCCTTGCTAATAAGGGTATTGAGATAGAAGATACAGAAAACTTTATGGTGATAGACCTATTGCCCGAACTGAATAAAGAGCAATTAAAGGACTTAATAATAAAAGCAACTGAGCGACTTGCTTATCTCTAA
- a CDS encoding site-specific integrase has product MNIKRNIIFTLESRKKDGVLITENVPIRMRVNFASKRIEFTTGYRIDSAKWDADKQRVKNGCSNKLKQSASEINASLLEYYTEIQSIFKRFEVEDVMPTPEQIKKAFNALHKPVSEEPKPKKEALPYDFFQVFDDFVEDCGRQNNWTDSTFEKFAAVKNHLTNFREGLTFEFFDERGLNDYVGYLRDVKEMRNTTIGKQLSFLKWFLRWAFKKGVHQNNAYDSYKPKLKSTQKKIIFLTWDELNRLREFKIPSNKQALERVRDVFLFQCFTGLRYSDVFNLRRSDIKDDHIEVTTVKTSDSLIIELNNHSKAILDKYKDVAFENDKVLPVITNQKMNDYLKELAEMAGIDEPVRQTYYKGNERIDEVTPKYALLGTHAGRRTFICNALALGIPPQVVMKWTGHSDYKAMKPYIDIADDIKANAMSKFNQL; this is encoded by the coding sequence ATGAATATCAAACGGAACATCATCTTCACGTTGGAGAGCAGGAAGAAGGACGGAGTTCTTATCACAGAGAACGTGCCTATTCGTATGCGCGTTAATTTTGCATCCAAGCGGATTGAGTTCACCACTGGCTATCGCATTGATTCAGCCAAGTGGGATGCAGATAAGCAGCGTGTGAAGAATGGTTGTAGCAACAAGTTAAAACAATCGGCTTCTGAAATCAATGCTTCGCTCTTGGAGTATTATACGGAAATACAGTCAATCTTTAAGAGGTTTGAGGTAGAGGACGTAATGCCAACGCCCGAACAGATAAAGAAGGCTTTCAATGCTTTGCACAAACCTGTGAGCGAAGAACCTAAGCCAAAGAAAGAAGCGTTGCCTTACGATTTCTTTCAGGTGTTTGATGATTTCGTAGAGGACTGTGGGCGTCAGAACAATTGGACGGACTCCACGTTTGAGAAATTTGCAGCCGTGAAAAATCATTTGACCAACTTTCGTGAAGGACTTACCTTTGAGTTCTTTGATGAGCGAGGCTTGAATGACTATGTGGGTTATCTGCGTGATGTAAAGGAGATGCGCAATACAACCATTGGCAAGCAACTGAGTTTCTTGAAATGGTTTTTGCGCTGGGCTTTCAAGAAAGGTGTACATCAAAACAACGCCTACGATAGTTATAAGCCTAAACTCAAGAGTACCCAAAAGAAAATCATCTTTCTCACTTGGGACGAACTCAACCGTCTCCGAGAGTTCAAAATCCCTTCTAACAAGCAGGCTCTCGAACGTGTGCGTGATGTATTCCTCTTCCAATGCTTCACAGGCTTGCGCTATTCGGATGTGTTCAATCTTCGCAGAAGTGATATTAAAGACGACCATATTGAGGTTACAACGGTCAAGACTTCCGACAGCCTGATTATCGAGCTGAACAATCATAGCAAAGCGATTCTTGACAAATACAAGGATGTGGCGTTTGAAAATGATAAGGTCTTGCCTGTGATTACCAATCAGAAAATGAATGACTATCTCAAGGAATTAGCAGAAATGGCAGGGATTGACGAGCCTGTGCGCCAAACGTATTACAAAGGTAATGAGCGTATTGACGAAGTTACACCTAAATATGCCCTGCTTGGCACACATGCAGGTCGCCGCACTTTTATCTGCAATGCGCTTGCATTGGGTATTCCTCCTCAAGTTGTGATGAAGTGGACAGGACATAGCGACTACAAGGCAATGAAACCCTACATTGATATTGCAGACGACATCAAGGCGAATGCCATGAGTAAATTCAATCAGTTATAA
- a CDS encoding PDDEXK nuclease domain-containing protein: MSQEINKTDHQDLDPVVRAIGTDLEYTQVRLIASANADMLFHYWKVGHFILYLQKKEGRGSKVIDNLSKAIRSKYPDKKGYSRRNIFYMCQFASAYPLEVLKEMDRIDSLLTTPTVEKVLSLTNELNQIVQQPVALIQATENQSNTITQQPVAQLEEVTETLSAIYHCDISQIEEIFKHSAIVRTNWASHVILLNSKLPLGECYWYISQAVANGWSRNVLQVQIETNLFARQVTAKKVSNFSARLPKPQSDLANYLMKDPYIFDLMGQTDKMAERDLEQQLVSHITKYLLEMGSGFAFVAQQKHFEVGDSDFYADLILYNIQLHAYVVIELKATPFKPEYMGQLNFYINVVDDTLRGEHDNKTIGLLLCNGGDKVVAQYALSGYDQPIGVSDYQLTKAIPDDLKSALPTVEEVEEELSKIIEQDSER, from the coding sequence ATGAGCCAAGAAATAAATAAAACTGATCACCAAGATTTAGATCCCGTTGTACGAGCCATCGGTACTGATCTTGAGTATACACAAGTACGCTTAATAGCCTCTGCAAACGCAGACATGCTTTTCCACTATTGGAAAGTGGGACATTTTATTCTCTATCTCCAAAAGAAAGAAGGTCGGGGAAGCAAAGTGATTGACAACCTATCCAAGGCGATACGCTCAAAATATCCAGATAAGAAAGGGTATTCTCGCAGAAATATCTTCTATATGTGCCAGTTTGCCAGTGCTTATCCGTTGGAAGTGCTGAAAGAGATGGACAGGATAGATAGCTTACTCACAACTCCTACTGTAGAGAAGGTTTTAAGTCTGACAAACGAACTCAATCAAATTGTGCAACAACCTGTTGCACTAATTCAAGCCACAGAAAATCAATCGAATACAATTACGCAACAGCCTGTTGCACAATTAGAAGAAGTTACTGAAACATTGTCAGCAATCTATCACTGCGACATCAGTCAGATAGAGGAAATCTTCAAGCATTCTGCCATAGTTCGCACCAACTGGGCGAGCCATGTAATTCTGCTTAATAGTAAGCTTCCATTGGGCGAGTGCTATTGGTACATTTCGCAAGCAGTTGCTAATGGATGGAGTCGCAATGTTCTGCAGGTGCAGATTGAGACCAATCTTTTCGCTCGACAGGTCACGGCAAAGAAAGTGAGTAACTTCTCGGCACGATTGCCCAAACCGCAAAGCGACCTTGCCAACTATCTGATGAAAGACCCTTATATCTTTGATTTGATGGGGCAAACAGATAAAATGGCAGAACGAGACCTTGAACAACAATTGGTATCTCATATCACCAAATATCTTTTGGAAATGGGCAGTGGCTTTGCATTTGTGGCACAGCAGAAGCATTTTGAAGTAGGCGATTCTGATTTCTATGCCGACCTCATCCTCTATAACATCCAACTGCATGCATACGTGGTTATCGAACTAAAAGCTACACCTTTTAAACCAGAATATATGGGGCAACTGAACTTCTATATCAATGTTGTGGACGATACCCTTCGTGGCGAACACGACAACAAGACCATTGGCTTGCTCCTCTGCAATGGTGGAGATAAAGTGGTGGCACAATATGCTCTTTCTGGCTATGATCAGCCTATTGGTGTCAGTGATTATCAACTGACAAAGGCTATACCTGATGATTTGAAGTCGGCTCTGCCTACGGTGGAAGAAGTTGAGGAAGAGTTGTCGAAGATAATAGAGCAAGATAGCGAAAGATGA
- a CDS encoding relaxase/mobilization nuclease domain-containing protein, whose translation MIAKIIKGTNFSGVVSYMLSKREGKVKVLQANGVRSSLPNDIAHDFNLQASMCPSVQKPVCHTILSFSAHDSERLTDATMVKIANEYLHEMGYGDTQSLIVRHSDRQHPHLHICINRIGNNGKTISDRNEKYRSTKICRGLTERYGLTIGEGKQEVNRSRLRGEDKLRYEIFDTIKAVLPQSQTWKDFVAELEQQGITTRFKTKGNTDVVQGIIFEKDGCSFRGSKIARSCSFSRLNAEIERNSHKQEQIHLQNEPMAHSVDESYFITDLSEAISEMFSMPAPSNGVDVDELRFQKKLRNRANRKRRI comes from the coding sequence ATGATAGCCAAGATTATTAAAGGAACAAACTTCAGTGGAGTTGTCAGTTATATGCTTAGCAAGCGTGAAGGTAAAGTCAAGGTTTTACAAGCCAATGGCGTGCGCAGTTCTTTACCAAATGACATTGCACACGACTTCAACTTACAAGCCTCTATGTGTCCAAGTGTACAGAAACCAGTTTGTCATACCATACTCTCATTCTCAGCGCATGATTCAGAACGACTGACAGATGCAACAATGGTGAAGATTGCCAACGAATATCTTCATGAAATGGGCTATGGCGACACACAGAGCCTTATTGTAAGGCACAGCGACCGGCAACATCCACACCTGCACATTTGCATCAATCGCATCGGTAACAATGGTAAGACCATCAGCGACCGCAACGAAAAGTATCGTTCAACGAAGATTTGTAGAGGACTGACTGAGCGTTATGGTCTAACCATTGGCGAAGGAAAGCAAGAGGTAAACCGATCACGATTGAGAGGTGAAGATAAATTGCGGTATGAGATATTCGATACTATCAAGGCTGTATTACCTCAATCTCAGACTTGGAAAGATTTTGTTGCAGAATTAGAGCAACAAGGTATTACCACTCGTTTCAAGACGAAAGGTAATACCGATGTTGTTCAGGGGATCATCTTTGAAAAAGACGGATGCAGTTTCAGAGGCTCAAAGATAGCTCGTTCGTGCTCTTTCTCTCGCCTCAATGCTGAGATAGAACGAAATTCTCACAAACAAGAGCAAATTCATCTACAAAATGAGCCTATGGCACATTCTGTAGATGAAAGCTATTTCATTACCGACCTATCTGAAGCAATTAGTGAAATGTTTTCTATGCCTGCACCAAGTAATGGCGTAGATGTTGATGAACTTCGATTTCAAAAGAAACTCCGCAATAGAGCTAATCGTAAACGTAGAATTTAA
- a CDS encoding plasmid mobilization protein, translating into MEQKNKGGRPTKTLSEKRKYQVLLRLNTMEYYTLLGKAREASISRTEFLRLLITNAEVKSRIKPEEMQLIRTISGMANNLNQIAHRLNAFGISALNEELNALKQLIHELMKRLKP; encoded by the coding sequence ATGGAACAGAAGAATAAAGGTGGGCGACCCACCAAGACATTATCAGAGAAACGGAAATATCAAGTGCTTCTTCGGCTTAATACAATGGAGTACTACACCTTGTTGGGAAAAGCACGTGAAGCCTCAATTTCTCGAACAGAGTTTTTACGGCTGCTCATTACAAATGCAGAAGTAAAGAGTCGAATAAAGCCAGAGGAAATGCAACTCATCCGTACAATTTCTGGCATGGCTAACAATCTTAACCAAATAGCCCATCGACTCAATGCTTTCGGCATCTCTGCACTCAATGAAGAATTGAATGCGCTGAAACAACTTATTCATGAACTTATGAAGCGATTGAAACCATGA
- a CDS encoding CHC2 zinc finger domain-containing protein, producing the protein MEIQNIKQISITDYLQQQGYAPARVQGIHYWYYSPLRNERTPSFKVNTERNQWYDFGSGEHGDIIDLVCALHRCTTSEAIRLLSGAKQVAHQEFSFGGKRKFSERKLEILSAQPLSNPYLLRYLAARAIPLPVASAYCSEVLFQNMKRTYYAIGFANDALGWEIRNMYFKGCVAPKAVTTIKRGTDRLQIFEGFMDFLSWQTLHPSSTCDAIVLNSLALLPRIREQIVGYKEVESFLDNDDAGRKSFAVLRQMFLQVVDGSARYREHKDLNEWLVAQSKIKEKQVLLPTTKRGIRR; encoded by the coding sequence ATGGAAATACAAAATATCAAGCAAATTTCTATCACAGATTATTTGCAACAACAGGGCTATGCGCCAGCACGAGTACAAGGCATTCACTATTGGTACTACTCTCCGCTGCGCAATGAGCGCACACCATCCTTCAAAGTCAATACAGAGCGCAACCAGTGGTACGACTTCGGCTCGGGCGAACATGGCGACATCATCGACCTTGTATGCGCTTTACATCGTTGCACTACCAGCGAAGCCATCAGGCTTTTGAGTGGCGCTAAACAAGTAGCGCATCAAGAATTTTCTTTTGGCGGTAAGAGAAAATTCTCTGAGCGCAAGTTGGAAATCCTATCTGCGCAACCGCTCTCCAATCCCTATTTGCTCCGCTATCTCGCAGCACGTGCTATTCCTCTTCCCGTAGCCAGCGCCTACTGCTCGGAAGTTCTATTCCAAAATATGAAACGAACATACTATGCCATTGGATTTGCAAACGATGCTTTGGGATGGGAAATCCGCAATATGTATTTCAAAGGATGTGTCGCACCGAAGGCTGTTACGACGATTAAAAGAGGAACCGACCGCCTACAAATCTTTGAGGGCTTCATGGATTTTCTCTCATGGCAAACGCTCCATCCTTCTTCAACCTGTGATGCCATCGTTCTTAACTCTTTGGCACTTTTGCCACGCATCAGAGAACAGATAGTGGGCTATAAAGAAGTGGAAAGTTTTCTGGATAATGACGATGCCGGGCGCAAATCTTTTGCAGTTTTGAGGCAAATGTTTCTGCAGGTCGTTGATGGCTCAGCACGCTATCGAGAGCATAAGGACCTCAACGAATGGCTCGTTGCTCAATCCAAAATCAAAGAGAAACAGGTGTTATTACCGACCACGAAACGTGGCATCAGAAGATAG
- a CDS encoding AAA family ATPase, with the protein MMNTTDYENIWKKSLIHVTDEFALPPVVLQAGEAIIGTLGNFSVSTGKAKAKKTFNVSAIVAAALVNGQVLEYKASFPKSKRTILYFDTEQSPYHCQLVMQRILRLAGLPIDREPEHLRFSHLRAIADPNERREIIRYAIYNTPNVGLVVIDGIRDLMLDINNSTEATKLVGDLMQWTSEQNIHIQTVLHLNKGDDNARGHIGTELNNKAETVLQVTRDNTLPERSIVAPAIIRSKPFDKFAFRIKEVEDEVCIPQIDLSYSDNERKPHRVSYQELSGNEHRMALIQVFSTNEVLPYSTLIVTLKEAYTKMVGQSYGQTKLKELLQFLLNKGMVVKEERGKYRLNRDYLP; encoded by the coding sequence CTGATGAATACAACAGATTATGAAAATATTTGGAAAAAATCGCTCATTCATGTAACCGATGAGTTTGCACTTCCTCCTGTTGTACTACAAGCAGGCGAAGCCATCATTGGTACACTGGGTAACTTCAGTGTATCGACAGGTAAGGCGAAAGCCAAGAAGACTTTCAATGTGAGTGCCATCGTTGCAGCAGCTCTTGTCAATGGGCAGGTGCTGGAATATAAAGCATCATTTCCTAAAAGTAAACGCACTATTCTTTACTTTGACACGGAGCAAAGCCCTTATCATTGCCAACTCGTGATGCAGCGCATTCTGCGATTGGCAGGACTGCCGATTGATAGAGAACCTGAACATCTGAGATTCAGCCACCTCAGAGCCATTGCTGACCCAAACGAGCGCAGAGAAATTATCCGTTATGCCATCTACAACACGCCCAACGTGGGATTGGTAGTCATTGACGGCATTCGTGATTTGATGCTCGACATCAATAACTCAACAGAGGCCACCAAGTTAGTGGGCGACCTGATGCAATGGACCAGCGAGCAGAATATCCACATTCAGACCGTGCTGCACCTCAATAAAGGCGACGACAACGCACGAGGGCATATTGGGACGGAACTCAACAACAAGGCAGAGACCGTCCTGCAAGTCACGAGGGACAACACGCTGCCCGAGCGAAGCATCGTTGCCCCTGCCATCATTCGTTCCAAACCCTTTGACAAATTCGCTTTTCGGATCAAGGAGGTAGAAGATGAGGTTTGTATTCCCCAAATAGACCTCTCGTATTCGGACAATGAGCGAAAACCACATCGCGTCTCCTATCAAGAGTTAAGCGGTAACGAACATCGAATGGCATTGATACAAGTATTCTCTACGAATGAAGTCTTGCCATATAGTACACTAATCGTAACTCTCAAAGAGGCTTATACTAAGATGGTTGGACAATCCTACGGGCAAACCAAACTCAAAGAACTCCTACAATTTCTGCTCAATAAAGGCATGGTGGTCAAGGAAGAGCGAGGAAAATATCGGCTCAACAGAGATTATCTGCCCTAA
- a CDS encoding DUF3853 family protein — protein sequence MTINELLGKPVWQMTGEELLFLAQHGNMSTNGETPKVSSKEEKRYVYGLAGIARLFGCSLPTANRIKQSGKINRAITQVGRKIIVDADLALELAGRKTGGR from the coding sequence ATGACAATAAATGAATTACTGGGCAAGCCTGTATGGCAGATGACGGGTGAAGAATTGCTCTTCTTGGCACAACACGGCAATATGTCCACGAATGGAGAAACGCCAAAGGTTTCCTCCAAAGAAGAAAAACGATATGTATACGGCTTGGCTGGCATTGCACGCCTCTTTGGGTGCAGTCTGCCCACAGCTAATCGTATCAAACAGAGTGGCAAAATCAATCGTGCCATTACGCAAGTAGGTCGCAAGATTATTGTGGATGCTGACCTTGCACTTGAATTGGCAGGGCGAAAGACAGGAGGACGCTGA
- a CDS encoding GxxExxY protein yields the protein MVDTTDFIRPRLSDHYGIPLLQSKVDFAIPYMDEDIPLYVDPFLLWKSPSQMDNGQHLSVITAFNELGRMYLDDKQDKAIETLIYLSECAEVGLGTSNKRMGRPISTAKAKEVLDLFQAITQVSQLGFKHIEQIQLLVQDISKDRISDIACSLMKSFLIDYTIQECKKYGIPLSLSKISYYDTKKKSIVEETTNLPINEKTEQSILFVPKRWLRFSPWLNYDSYYKDYIIADINKEYDGIKNRIQILEYNRHHFDQVEKYISIKELAKDDCKNDPLFSKISKESARRKVCSITKLYTGKKNNADKKYEELMGQVLTSLLYPHLDFAQEQSRIESGTQIRDLIFYNNIDTDFLKELYDVYDCRQIVVELKNVHSIEREHINQLNRYMSGNFGRFGILFTRNKPSKQMLQNTIDLWSGQRRCILIMTDDDLKLMQNINSNEQRKPIEVIKKKYVEFTRLCPN from the coding sequence ATGGTTGATACAACAGATTTTATTCGACCTCGATTATCTGATCATTATGGAATTCCCTTGTTACAAAGCAAGGTAGACTTCGCTATCCCATATATGGACGAAGATATACCTCTATATGTTGACCCATTTCTCTTGTGGAAGTCACCATCACAAATGGATAACGGACAACATTTATCGGTGATTACCGCATTCAATGAATTGGGGCGAATGTATTTGGACGATAAGCAAGATAAAGCTATTGAGACCTTAATTTATCTCAGTGAATGCGCTGAGGTTGGATTAGGCACATCGAACAAGCGTATGGGGCGGCCTATCTCAACGGCAAAAGCAAAAGAAGTTCTTGACTTGTTTCAGGCAATTACCCAAGTGTCGCAGTTGGGATTTAAGCATATTGAGCAGATACAGTTACTGGTACAGGACATTTCTAAAGATAGGATTAGTGATATTGCGTGTTCTCTGATGAAATCCTTCCTCATTGACTACACAATACAAGAGTGTAAAAAGTATGGCATACCTCTCAGTTTGTCTAAAATATCGTATTATGACACGAAAAAGAAGAGCATAGTTGAAGAAACAACAAATTTGCCAATCAACGAAAAAACGGAACAAAGCATTCTGTTTGTACCCAAGCGTTGGCTGAGGTTTTCACCGTGGCTAAACTATGACAGCTACTATAAGGACTATATTATTGCTGATATAAATAAGGAATATGACGGCATTAAAAATCGCATCCAAATACTGGAGTATAATAGGCATCATTTCGACCAAGTAGAAAAATACATTTCCATTAAGGAACTTGCAAAAGATGATTGCAAGAACGACCCTCTGTTCTCAAAAATAAGCAAAGAATCTGCAAGAAGGAAAGTCTGTTCTATTACAAAACTATATACAGGCAAGAAAAACAATGCAGATAAAAAATATGAGGAATTGATGGGGCAGGTCTTGACTTCTTTACTATATCCTCATTTGGATTTTGCACAAGAACAGAGTAGAATTGAGTCAGGAACCCAAATCCGTGATTTAATCTTCTACAACAACATCGACACTGACTTCCTCAAAGAACTGTACGATGTGTATGATTGCCGACAAATTGTTGTGGAATTGAAAAATGTTCACTCGATAGAACGAGAACATATCAATCAGCTCAATCGTTACATGTCTGGAAATTTTGGACGTTTTGGCATTCTTTTTACAAGGAACAAACCTTCAAAACAAATGCTTCAAAACACAATAGACCTTTGGTCAGGACAACGGCGCTGTATTTTGATAATGACAGACGATGATTTGAAGTTAATGCAGAATATCAACTCCAATGAGCAAAGGAAGCCAATTGAAGTTATTAAAAAGAAATATGTTGAATTTACAAGATTGTGTCCGAATTAA
- a CDS encoding nuclease-related domain-containing protein has protein sequence MIIVTLIPLLIFSAILYLRFNKGKIAEKMVHHKLTQLPEEYHVIDNVLFMSNGRSTQIDHIVVSPYAVFVIETKGYKGWIFGGESTEYWTQSIYGHKSTFYSPLLQNDGHVRFLKFMLKDLGNIPFIPIVCFNNEAELKVNVNTHIVVNRCRLKDAILQYKIPAISQEIKEKIISIIESNSKTLEKGATCEHKYNALRKQYDSQNKIQHGVCPRCGGRLVERQGRYGCFFGCSNYPRCKFTSNR, from the coding sequence ATGATAATAGTTACACTCATACCACTGCTAATTTTCTCCGCAATCCTTTACCTTCGTTTCAACAAAGGTAAGATTGCAGAGAAAATGGTGCATCATAAGCTAACGCAACTACCTGAAGAGTATCATGTCATAGACAATGTTCTCTTCATGAGCAATGGTAGGTCAACACAAATTGATCATATTGTGGTATCACCCTATGCCGTGTTTGTAATTGAGACCAAAGGCTATAAAGGTTGGATTTTCGGTGGGGAGAGCACCGAATATTGGACGCAAAGCATATACGGACACAAGTCAACCTTTTACAGCCCACTTCTGCAAAATGATGGCCATGTGCGTTTCTTGAAGTTCATGCTGAAAGATTTAGGGAACATTCCATTTATTCCGATTGTGTGCTTCAACAACGAGGCAGAACTGAAGGTAAATGTTAACACCCATATTGTGGTGAATCGTTGCCGCTTAAAAGATGCAATTTTGCAATATAAAATTCCTGCAATTAGCCAAGAGATTAAAGAGAAAATTATTAGTATCATTGAGAGCAATAGCAAGACTTTGGAAAAAGGTGCTACATGCGAACACAAGTACAATGCACTTCGCAAGCAATACGATAGCCAAAATAAAATCCAACACGGTGTATGCCCAAGGTGCGGAGGACGACTTGTAGAAAGGCAAGGTAGATACGGATGTTTCTTTGGGTGTTCTAACTATCCAAGGTGCAAGTTTACATCTAACCGTTAA